One window of Streptomyces sp. NBC_00273 genomic DNA carries:
- a CDS encoding DUF5999 family protein encodes MCQHQPACPSAESADREAARPVANHPEQGWSLLCNGVLLFEDTGELLPDGQIIAPHRPLAAA; translated from the coding sequence ATGTGCCAGCACCAGCCAGCCTGCCCGTCAGCCGAATCCGCCGACCGGGAGGCCGCGCGCCCGGTGGCCAACCACCCGGAGCAGGGCTGGAGCCTGCTGTGCAACGGCGTCCTGCTCTTCGAGGACACCGGTGAACTGCTGCCGGACGGCCAGATCATCGCCCCGCACCGCCCGCTCGCGGCGGCCTAG